From Arachis stenosperma cultivar V10309 chromosome 2, arast.V10309.gnm1.PFL2, whole genome shotgun sequence, one genomic window encodes:
- the LOC130962701 gene encoding uncharacterized protein LOC130962701, protein MAAAMWATAEALGQQMSNHGNDGNGAQGPIEIRTSVVSVNKCGVAEEYVKKGDHVFLKVTPTTGVGRAIKAKKLNPRYIGPFQILERIGPVAYRMALPPHLSNLHDVFHVSQLRKYTPDASHVLEPESVQLREDLTLPVAPVRIDDTSIKRLRGKDVSLVKVAWSRGGVEEHTWELESEMRSDYPH, encoded by the exons ATGGCTGCGGCTATGTGGGCCACTGCAGAGGCTCTTGGACAACAGATGAGCAACCATGGCAACGACGGAAATGGAGCTCAGGGACCAATAGAGATCAGAACTTCCGTTGTGTCGGTGAACAAGTGTGGGGTTGCTGAAGAGTACGTGAAGAAG ggagaccatgttttccttaaggttactccgactactggagtaggtagggcgattaaggcaaagaagttgaatcctcgatacattggtccatttcaaatcctagagaggattggaccggtggcgtatcggatggctctaccacctcatctttcgaacctgcacgacgtgtttcacgtgtcgcagcttcggaagtacactcctgatgctagccatgtgttagaacctgaatcggttcagttgagggaagatttgacgcttccagtggctccagtcagaattgatgatactagtatcaaacggttgcgtggaaaagatgtttcactagtcaaagtggcatggagtcgaggcggtgttgaggaacacacttgggaacttgagtcagagatgcgatcggattatccgcat